A single window of Psychromonas ingrahamii 37 DNA harbors:
- a CDS encoding flagellar biosynthesis protein FlhA, translated as MELLKKFKNIKLSLAIPATLLMILAMVMLPLPPFLLDIFFTLNIVLAIIVLLVSTTTKRVLDFSVFPTLLLIATLMRLTLNVASTRIVLIEGHKGGNAAGDVIQAFGDVVIGGNYVVGMVVFIILMIINFVVITKGGERISEVSARFTLDALPGKQMAIDADLNAGLINQEQAKTRRQETGDEAEFYGSMDGASKFVRGDAIAGLLILFINLIGGVLIGIFSHDMSAAESFQTFALLTIGDGIVAQIPSLLLATSAAVIVTRVSNSDSDISQTIKKQILSTPSVLYASAGVMTIIGLVPNMPHLPFLIFAALLGFVGWQQSKIQEESQLEEVNQSVNPLQSPSEEVLDWQVVTDIEPITLTLGFKLVSLLNIENGAPLLKSIKGTRKSLSEEVGFLIPEVTIRDNLSLKPDEYVIFIDGEEMERGTVKTGYLMAVSSDDSFGSIDGIIGQDPAYLMPALWITPENKSLAINYGYQVISLADVIATHINKVLSANLASIFNYDDIKAMNDKLGLIHPQLSESLSAAVTPGLQLQIIKNLLIDQVPVKNKKVIANTILDSINKTKDPILISSDVRAALKRTILSLISPDSKTLDLFVLSSELDNILRNAIAQVQTQNPQTSLDEVPIDPNLLAQLQQNLPNITQQMMQQGLVPILLVSPTVRPMMSKFSRAFSRDLIVLSFNEIADDYQINAIGNLD; from the coding sequence ATGGAACTGTTAAAAAAGTTTAAAAACATTAAATTAAGCCTAGCGATTCCAGCCACTCTGTTGATGATATTGGCAATGGTGATGCTGCCTTTACCGCCTTTTTTACTGGATATATTTTTCACTCTGAATATTGTTCTGGCGATTATCGTATTACTGGTCAGTACCACTACCAAAAGAGTATTGGATTTTTCTGTTTTTCCAACCCTGTTATTAATCGCAACACTGATGCGCTTAACCCTGAATGTTGCCTCAACACGTATCGTATTAATTGAGGGTCATAAGGGAGGCAATGCCGCAGGTGATGTTATCCAGGCTTTTGGTGATGTCGTGATCGGTGGTAACTATGTGGTCGGTATGGTGGTTTTCATTATTTTAATGATTATTAACTTTGTGGTTATTACCAAGGGTGGCGAGCGTATTTCGGAAGTATCCGCACGTTTTACTCTAGATGCTCTACCGGGTAAACAGATGGCGATTGATGCTGACTTAAATGCAGGATTGATCAATCAGGAACAAGCCAAAACACGCCGTCAGGAAACCGGTGATGAGGCGGAATTTTATGGCTCAATGGATGGCGCAAGTAAATTTGTCCGAGGCGACGCCATCGCTGGCCTGCTGATTCTTTTTATCAATTTAATCGGCGGCGTGCTGATTGGTATTTTCTCCCATGATATGAGCGCTGCAGAATCCTTTCAAACATTTGCTTTGCTGACCATAGGTGACGGTATTGTTGCGCAGATACCTTCTCTGTTATTAGCCACCTCGGCAGCGGTGATTGTTACCCGGGTCAGTAATTCCGACAGCGATATTTCACAGACCATTAAAAAACAAATCCTGTCTACACCCAGTGTTCTTTATGCCAGTGCAGGGGTCATGACGATTATCGGCCTGGTGCCGAATATGCCGCATTTACCCTTCTTAATATTTGCTGCTCTTTTGGGTTTTGTCGGCTGGCAGCAAAGCAAAATTCAGGAGGAGTCTCAATTAGAAGAGGTGAATCAGTCGGTCAACCCGTTGCAAAGCCCTTCGGAGGAGGTACTTGATTGGCAGGTAGTAACAGATATTGAGCCGATTACCCTGACACTCGGCTTTAAACTGGTTTCGCTGCTGAACATTGAAAATGGTGCACCACTGCTTAAAAGCATTAAAGGAACACGAAAATCTCTATCTGAGGAAGTCGGATTTTTAATACCTGAGGTCACCATTCGCGATAATTTATCCCTCAAACCTGACGAATATGTTATTTTTATTGATGGTGAAGAGATGGAAAGAGGCACTGTCAAAACGGGCTATTTAATGGCAGTTTCATCCGATGACAGTTTTGGTTCAATAGATGGCATTATCGGACAAGATCCCGCTTATTTGATGCCCGCACTGTGGATCACGCCGGAGAATAAGTCACTTGCGATTAATTACGGTTATCAGGTGATTAGTTTAGCCGACGTAATTGCTACGCATATCAACAAGGTATTAAGCGCGAATCTGGCCAGTATTTTTAACTATGACGATATAAAAGCAATGAACGATAAACTTGGACTGATTCACCCGCAACTGTCCGAATCATTGAGTGCTGCCGTCACACCGGGGTTACAGTTACAAATCATTAAAAATCTGCTTATTGATCAAGTCCCGGTTAAAAATAAAAAGGTCATTGCCAATACTATTCTTGATAGCATCAATAAAACCAAAGACCCGATTCTTATTTCATCGGATGTTCGCGCAGCGTTGAAACGCACCATCTTAAGTCTAATCAGTCCGGACAGTAAAACCCTTGACCTGTTTGTCTTAAGCAGTGAATTAGATAATATTCTGCGTAACGCAATCGCTCAGGTTCAGACGCAAAATCCACAGACCAGTTTGGATGAAGTCCCTATCGATCCTAATTTGTTAGCCCAACTACAGCAAAATTTACCTAATATCACTCAGCAAATGATGCAGCAGGGACTGGTACCTATTTTATTGGTATCACCAACGGTAAGACCTATGATGAGTAAATTTTCCCGCGCATTTTCACGCGATTTAATTGTTTTATCATTTAATGAGATTGCCGATGATTATCAAATTAACGCCATTGGCAATTTAGATTAA
- the flgM gene encoding flagellar biosynthesis anti-sigma factor FlgM, giving the protein MKINKVATANLSAISEENKNKVTPKKLSPSAPFNDVRVGDTATIATATKTINEIPDIDREKVKQVQLAIANGELKIDLNSLARAIMNEHLLDNTSND; this is encoded by the coding sequence ATGAAAATAAATAAAGTGGCAACCGCAAATTTAAGCGCAATTTCAGAAGAAAATAAGAATAAAGTGACACCTAAAAAACTGTCACCGTCAGCACCGTTTAATGATGTTCGCGTAGGTGATACCGCAACGATAGCGACTGCGACAAAAACCATCAATGAAATACCCGATATTGATAGGGAGAAAGTAAAACAAGTACAGCTCGCGATCGCTAACGGCGAGTTGAAAATAGATTTGAACAGCCTTGCCCGGGCTATTATGAATGAACACCTGTTGGATAATACAAGCAATGACTAA
- a CDS encoding flagellar export chaperone FlgN, producing the protein MTKKEMLTIFHRTIVSDFQVACALTDLLESVRDSCLKMDGESLSCTNDKIIASIDALRKNHLKRLKIVNAFGFSQKIDKFVASLPPKINTQLSAELEKLFNILRKCEQKNNNNGQLFAGQHELISQLSKQSINIKI; encoded by the coding sequence ATGACTAAAAAAGAAATGCTGACAATTTTTCACCGTACTATTGTCAGTGATTTTCAGGTTGCCTGCGCATTAACTGATTTGCTCGAATCAGTCAGAGACAGCTGTCTTAAAATGGACGGTGAGAGTTTAAGTTGTACCAATGATAAAATCATTGCTTCTATCGATGCCTTAAGAAAAAACCATTTAAAGCGCTTGAAAATAGTTAACGCATTTGGATTTTCACAAAAGATAGATAAATTTGTTGCCTCTCTCCCCCCCAAAATAAATACCCAGTTATCAGCTGAATTGGAAAAACTGTTTAATATATTACGAAAATGCGAACAAAAAAATAACAATAATGGTCAGCTGTTTGCCGGACAGCATGAACTGATCTCCCAACTCTCAAAACAATCAATAAACATTAAAATTTAA
- the acsA gene encoding acetate--CoA ligase, which translates to MSFSEIKKDPLSASEHNLINYQDTYTHFNWQQAQQRIAGNKDGLNIAYEALDRHVDEGFGEQIAIRWLSKQGLAVDISYTELMEQTSRFANILLKFGVKPNDTVFGLCSRVPQLYISLLGTLKFGAVFSPLFSAFGPEPIRSRMEIGQARVLITSEALYLKKVNPWREQLSSLKWVLLYNVTGPLPDNCYDLDALLEESSADFPARLCDPEQLALLHFTSGTTGKPKGAMHVHQAVVYHSISAFYALDLKPGDRYWCTADPGWVTGTSYGIIAPLCNRVTMIIDEAEFDAEHWYQLLSEQKINVWYTAPTAIRMLMKAGGELATQYDLSALRFIASVGEPLNPEAVVWGQKVFAMPFHDNWWQTETGGIMIANLATNAVRPGSMGRPLPGIEVAIMEHTEGGEIKATTKANQVGELALKKGWPSMFRGYLHEEQRYQKCFVGDWYLTGDLAMCDADGYYWFVGRADDVIKSSGHLIGPFEVESVLMEHPAVAEVGVIGLPDEVAGEIVKAFVALKPGYEGDEILRKTLLGHSRKRLGAAVAPREIVFRKNLPKTRSGKIMRRLLKARELGLPEGDISTLESDEA; encoded by the coding sequence ATGAGTTTTTCTGAAATAAAAAAAGATCCTTTATCGGCATCTGAGCATAACTTAATTAATTACCAAGATACTTATACTCACTTTAACTGGCAACAGGCCCAGCAGCGTATTGCCGGCAATAAAGATGGGTTAAATATCGCCTATGAAGCACTGGATCGTCATGTCGATGAGGGGTTTGGCGAACAGATAGCCATTCGCTGGCTAAGCAAACAGGGTTTGGCTGTAGACATTAGTTATACGGAATTAATGGAGCAAACCAGTCGTTTTGCCAATATTCTGCTCAAATTTGGTGTGAAGCCTAATGATACTGTGTTCGGTTTATGCAGCAGAGTACCGCAACTCTATATCTCATTATTGGGCACGCTTAAATTTGGCGCGGTATTTTCCCCCTTATTTTCAGCATTTGGTCCCGAGCCTATTCGTTCACGCATGGAGATAGGCCAAGCACGCGTTTTAATTACCAGTGAAGCACTTTATCTGAAAAAAGTTAACCCCTGGCGCGAACAGTTAAGCAGCCTAAAATGGGTGTTATTGTATAATGTAACCGGCCCTCTCCCTGATAATTGTTATGATCTTGATGCTTTATTAGAAGAAAGTAGCGCGGACTTCCCTGCCCGTCTCTGCGATCCGGAACAACTCGCTTTATTGCACTTTACCTCGGGCACAACGGGTAAACCTAAAGGCGCTATGCATGTTCATCAAGCCGTCGTTTACCATAGTATTTCCGCTTTTTACGCACTGGATCTTAAACCCGGAGACCGTTATTGGTGTACCGCCGATCCGGGTTGGGTAACCGGCACTTCCTACGGCATTATTGCCCCGTTATGTAATCGAGTCACTATGATCATTGATGAAGCTGAATTTGATGCTGAGCATTGGTATCAGTTACTCAGCGAACAAAAAATTAATGTCTGGTATACCGCTCCGACCGCTATTCGTATGTTAATGAAAGCTGGAGGTGAGTTGGCCACTCAATATGATCTTAGTGCCTTACGTTTTATTGCCAGTGTAGGTGAGCCCCTTAATCCTGAAGCTGTCGTCTGGGGACAGAAAGTTTTTGCCATGCCGTTTCACGATAACTGGTGGCAGACCGAAACTGGCGGCATCATGATCGCCAACCTTGCAACGAATGCCGTTCGCCCAGGTTCAATGGGCAGGCCCTTACCCGGTATTGAGGTTGCCATTATGGAGCATACTGAAGGGGGGGAAATCAAAGCCACTACAAAAGCAAATCAAGTCGGTGAGCTGGCACTGAAAAAAGGTTGGCCATCTATGTTTCGTGGTTATCTGCATGAAGAGCAGCGTTATCAAAAATGTTTTGTTGGTGATTGGTATTTAACCGGCGACCTCGCGATGTGTGATGCCGATGGTTATTACTGGTTTGTGGGTCGGGCAGATGATGTGATTAAAAGCTCGGGACATTTGATTGGTCCTTTTGAAGTAGAAAGTGTGTTAATGGAGCACCCCGCTGTCGCCGAGGTTGGAGTGATAGGTTTACCCGATGAAGTCGCAGGTGAAATCGTAAAAGCTTTTGTGGCCCTTAAACCCGGGTATGAAGGTGATGAAATATTACGTAAAACGTTATTAGGTCATTCACGTAAACGTTTGGGCGCCGCCGTTGCACCAAGAGAGATTGTTTTCCGTAAAAATTTACCCAAGACCCGCAGTGGCAAAATTATGCGCCGTTTATTAAAAGCGCGCGAACTCGGATTGCCGGAAGGTGATATTTCCACTCTTGAAAGTGATGAAGCCTAA
- the pdhA gene encoding pyruvate dehydrogenase (acetyl-transferring) E1 component subunit alpha: MSSNKLHVNRIHLHFLLKQMIRIRRFEERCVTLYNEEKIRGFLHLYNGEEAIAVGVMQALTAEDAVLATYREHGHALARGLSMDSVMAEMFGKASGCSGGRGGSMHLFDSSQRFYGGSAIVAGALPIAVGIALADKMLQRQAVTCCFFGDGAVAEGEFHESLNLAKLWQLPILFICENNLYAMGTALEIEHSNQKIHLKAASYGLAAQVIDGMNVIDVEAAAKLACSAIRNGAGPHFIECQTYRFRGHSMFDTQLYRNNDEVEQWKKKGPLIQLTQWLKDNHQIEPEELQAIELAVEKEIDAAVCSADAADIEPVENLLKHVYTEVSNG, encoded by the coding sequence ATGAGCAGTAACAAATTACATGTTAATCGTATTCATTTACATTTTTTACTTAAGCAGATGATTCGAATTCGTCGCTTCGAAGAGCGTTGCGTGACCCTTTATAATGAAGAAAAAATTCGCGGATTTTTACACTTATATAATGGAGAGGAGGCCATTGCCGTTGGCGTAATGCAGGCATTAACGGCAGAAGATGCCGTACTGGCAACTTATCGCGAACACGGCCATGCGCTGGCAAGAGGTCTGAGCATGGATTCCGTGATGGCGGAGATGTTTGGCAAAGCCAGTGGTTGTAGCGGTGGACGAGGCGGGTCGATGCACCTGTTTGATAGCAGTCAGCGCTTTTATGGCGGTAGTGCCATTGTTGCTGGCGCGCTACCTATTGCCGTTGGGATCGCATTAGCGGATAAAATGTTACAGCGCCAGGCTGTTACCTGCTGTTTTTTTGGTGACGGAGCAGTCGCCGAGGGAGAGTTTCACGAGAGCCTGAATCTTGCCAAATTGTGGCAACTGCCCATCTTATTTATCTGTGAAAACAATCTTTATGCCATGGGCACAGCGCTGGAAATTGAACATTCCAATCAGAAAATTCATTTAAAAGCAGCAAGTTATGGCTTAGCTGCACAAGTGATAGATGGTATGAATGTTATTGATGTTGAAGCCGCGGCAAAACTTGCCTGCAGCGCAATACGCAATGGTGCCGGGCCACATTTTATCGAATGCCAGACCTATCGTTTTCGTGGGCACTCTATGTTTGATACCCAGCTTTATCGTAATAATGACGAAGTTGAGCAGTGGAAGAAAAAAGGACCACTGATCCAATTAACCCAGTGGTTAAAAGACAATCATCAAATAGAACCCGAAGAGCTGCAAGCCATTGAATTAGCGGTGGAGAAAGAGATTGATGCGGCAGTGTGCAGCGCAGATGCGGCTGATATCGAGCCCGTCGAAAATTTGTTAAAGCATGTATATACAGAGGTGTCCAATGGATAA
- a CDS encoding alpha-ketoacid dehydrogenase subunit beta, producing the protein MDKITFREAFKEAIAEALNNDARVFLIGEDVGRYGGCYAVSKGLLDRFGAQRIIDAPLAESGFVGAGIGAAIGGMRPIVEIMTVNFSLLALDQIINNAATLRHMSGGQISVPLVIRMSCGAGKQLAAQHSHSFEGLYAHIPGLKVLYPGTIGDARYMLKMALDDPDPVIIFEHVMLYNQEAELPEKQTIAPMEKAVIRKTGHDLSIITWGGCLYKALDAAEQLAALGIDAEVVDLRCLRPLDRATILDSVRRTHKALIVDESWKSGGMSAEVSATIAELGLWYLDAPVNRVCSAEVPIPYAYHLEQASLPQVAQIIAVAKQMMEPSDADTRDLL; encoded by the coding sequence ATGGATAAAATCACCTTCAGAGAGGCATTTAAGGAAGCGATAGCTGAAGCATTAAATAATGATGCCAGGGTCTTTTTAATCGGCGAAGATGTGGGTCGATATGGGGGTTGTTATGCGGTCTCCAAAGGATTGCTCGACAGGTTTGGCGCGCAACGCATTATTGATGCTCCTTTAGCGGAATCCGGCTTTGTCGGTGCAGGAATTGGTGCAGCAATAGGTGGAATGAGACCTATAGTCGAAATAATGACGGTCAATTTCAGCCTGCTCGCACTGGATCAAATCATCAATAATGCTGCGACGCTCAGGCATATGTCTGGCGGGCAGATATCTGTACCCTTAGTCATTCGCATGTCCTGCGGGGCAGGTAAGCAACTAGCGGCTCAACATTCGCATAGTTTTGAAGGTTTATATGCCCATATTCCCGGTCTTAAAGTACTTTATCCGGGCACTATCGGTGATGCGCGTTATATGCTGAAAATGGCCCTTGATGATCCCGACCCGGTGATTATTTTTGAACATGTGATGCTCTATAATCAGGAGGCTGAACTACCGGAAAAACAGACGATCGCGCCAATGGAAAAAGCGGTGATCCGCAAAACCGGTCATGATTTAAGCATTATCACCTGGGGAGGTTGTTTGTATAAAGCACTGGATGCAGCTGAGCAGCTTGCTGCCTTAGGCATTGATGCGGAAGTCGTCGATTTGCGCTGTTTACGCCCCCTAGACAGAGCAACAATTTTAGATTCAGTGCGCCGTACACATAAGGCGCTGATTGTTGACGAATCATGGAAAAGCGGCGGCATGTCCGCTGAAGTCAGCGCAACTATTGCAGAACTTGGACTCTGGTATTTAGATGCACCCGTTAATCGCGTTTGTAGTGCTGAAGTACCTATTCCCTACGCATATCATTTAGAACAGGCGAGCTTGCCACAGGTAGCACAAATTATCGCAGTGGCGAAGCAGATGATGGAACCATCCGATGCTGATACAAGGGATCTGTTATGA
- a CDS encoding dihydrolipoamide acetyltransferase family protein codes for MSNNEHDLKMPSFGSDMKKGTLVQWLVKEGDHIKRGDVVAVIETHKGAIDLDLFEDALIISLLIKEGQQIAVGEPIARLSSTKDSENAPLPQTDVADIEPNPISTTSPVNISASPASTTTATDISSSPASSAVEQDNSNFTTPKDFILATPAARFLATQQQLTLNSLFPEPSNKIVTLTMVEQAIKQKQLSQQSPAMTENVLKPADKKETAKVKATDRAAARPKKGFDKEAMRQAISATVTRSKQQIPHYYLRQRLDITALEDYLLQVNAKLAIDQRLLLAAPLLCAVARTLMDSQQLNGEYTEGHFVASEAIHLANAINLRGGGLVMPVIRAAQTLSPSKMMERLKQQVTHARNDSLVFSELSGGSFTVTSIGERGAEQMFAVIFPPQVAILALGSPHQEVMAVDGSIKIRSVIEASLAADHRVSDGRIGARFLYQLNQLLQNPEALWTV; via the coding sequence ATGAGCAACAATGAACATGACTTAAAGATGCCCTCTTTTGGTTCTGATATGAAAAAAGGAACCCTAGTACAGTGGCTGGTTAAAGAGGGTGACCATATAAAACGGGGTGATGTGGTTGCAGTTATTGAAACTCACAAAGGGGCAATAGATTTAGATCTATTTGAAGATGCATTAATAATCAGCTTACTGATCAAAGAAGGGCAGCAGATCGCGGTTGGAGAGCCTATTGCCAGATTAAGCTCGACTAAAGACAGTGAAAATGCCCCCCTTCCTCAGACAGATGTTGCCGATATCGAGCCTAACCCTATATCCACAACAAGCCCTGTAAATATAAGTGCAAGCCCTGCCTCCACAACAACTGCCACAGATATAAGTTCAAGCCCTGCGTCCAGTGCAGTTGAGCAAGATAACAGTAATTTCACAACCCCTAAAGATTTTATTTTAGCAACACCCGCAGCGCGATTTTTGGCAACACAGCAGCAACTCACTTTAAACTCACTGTTTCCCGAGCCTAGCAATAAAATTGTTACTTTGACTATGGTCGAGCAAGCAATAAAACAAAAACAGCTCAGCCAGCAGTCACCCGCGATGACAGAAAATGTGCTGAAGCCTGCAGATAAAAAAGAAACCGCTAAGGTCAAAGCCACCGATAGAGCAGCTGCAAGACCTAAAAAAGGTTTTGATAAAGAAGCGATGCGCCAAGCGATTAGCGCAACCGTGACACGCTCAAAACAACAAATACCACATTATTATTTACGCCAGCGTTTGGATATAACAGCGTTAGAGGACTACTTATTGCAGGTTAACGCCAAGCTCGCCATCGATCAGCGCCTGCTCTTAGCAGCGCCTTTATTGTGTGCCGTTGCGCGTACATTAATGGATAGCCAGCAACTTAATGGCGAATATACAGAGGGCCACTTTGTCGCGAGTGAAGCAATACATTTAGCCAATGCGATTAATTTACGTGGCGGAGGATTAGTAATGCCAGTCATCCGCGCAGCACAAACTCTCTCCCCCTCGAAGATGATGGAACGTCTTAAACAGCAGGTGACACATGCGCGCAACGACAGTTTAGTCTTTTCTGAATTGAGTGGAGGCAGTTTTACTGTAACCAGCATTGGTGAACGTGGTGCAGAGCAGATGTTCGCTGTTATTTTTCCACCACAGGTGGCGATTCTGGCTTTAGGTAGCCCTCATCAAGAGGTCATGGCCGTCGATGGTTCGATAAAAATACGTTCAGTTATTGAGGCTTCTCTGGCGGCCGATCATCGTGTCAGTGATGGACGCATCGGAGCCCGTTTTCTTTATCAGTTAAACCAACTGCTGCAAAATCCGGAAGCTTTATGGACAGTTTGA
- a CDS encoding acyl carrier protein, whose amino-acid sequence MNNNEIKALILEELSNIAPEIEADDVPDDQDMREALELDSMDFLNLVIAVSKRTQIVIPEADYAKVLTLNAMISYIMNHA is encoded by the coding sequence ATGAACAATAATGAAATAAAAGCACTGATTCTTGAAGAGTTAAGTAATATTGCCCCTGAAATAGAAGCAGATGACGTACCGGATGATCAGGATATGCGCGAAGCACTGGAACTCGATTCGATGGATTTCCTTAATTTAGTGATCGCTGTTTCCAAGCGTACTCAGATCGTCATTCCAGAGGCTGATTATGCTAAGGTGCTCACGCTAAATGCAATGATTTCTTACATAATGAATCATGCTTAA
- the ald gene encoding alanine dehydrogenase: MIVGVPKEIKNHEYRVGMVPGSVRELTNHGHQVIVETNAGLGIGFSDQDYINVGASIQKNAAEVFASADMIVKVKEPQAVERAMLREGQILFTYLHLAPDLPQTEDLIKSKAICIAYETVTDNQGGLPLLAPMSEVAGRMSIQAGAQALEKSNAGRGMLLGGVPGVAPAKVVIIGGGMVGNNAAQMAVGMGAEVVILDRNVNVLRRLDAQFGNKIKTVYSTAEALEEHVLEADLVIGGVLVAGAAAPKLVTAEHIKNMKAGSAIVDVAIDQGGCIATSKATTHADPTFIVDDVVHYCVANMPGAVPLTSTFALNNATLPFIINLANKGYKEALLSDQNFLNGLNVINGKITCASVAENLGFEFVDPKVALA; the protein is encoded by the coding sequence ATGATTGTTGGCGTCCCTAAAGAAATTAAAAACCACGAATATCGTGTAGGTATGGTTCCAGGTAGCGTACGTGAATTAACCAATCATGGGCATCAGGTTATTGTTGAGACAAATGCCGGTTTAGGCATAGGTTTCAGTGATCAGGACTACATTAATGTTGGTGCATCAATACAAAAAAATGCGGCAGAAGTCTTCGCCAGCGCTGACATGATAGTTAAGGTAAAAGAACCTCAAGCAGTTGAACGTGCTATGTTGCGTGAAGGACAAATTTTATTTACTTACCTTCACTTGGCACCTGATCTTCCGCAAACTGAAGATTTGATTAAATCAAAAGCAATTTGTATTGCCTATGAAACAGTTACTGACAATCAAGGTGGTTTACCTCTTTTAGCCCCAATGTCAGAGGTTGCGGGACGCATGTCAATTCAAGCAGGTGCCCAAGCTCTTGAAAAATCAAATGCAGGCCGTGGTATGTTATTAGGTGGTGTTCCTGGTGTTGCTCCTGCCAAGGTCGTCATTATTGGTGGCGGAATGGTTGGTAATAATGCAGCACAAATGGCCGTAGGCATGGGTGCTGAAGTGGTTATTCTAGATCGTAATGTTAATGTGTTACGTCGTCTTGATGCGCAGTTTGGTAATAAAATAAAAACGGTCTATTCAACAGCGGAAGCGCTTGAAGAACATGTTCTTGAAGCCGATTTAGTAATTGGCGGAGTACTGGTTGCCGGCGCAGCTGCCCCTAAATTAGTTACAGCTGAACATATTAAAAACATGAAAGCGGGCTCTGCTATTGTTGATGTTGCAATTGATCAAGGTGGCTGTATTGCTACGTCAAAAGCAACAACACACGCAGATCCAACCTTTATTGTTGATGATGTAGTGCACTACTGTGTTGCTAATATGCCCGGTGCTGTTCCACTGACATCAACCTTTGCATTGAATAATGCAACACTGCCCTTTATTATAAATCTTGCTAATAAAGGTTATAAAGAAGCTTTATTAAGTGACCAGAATTTCTTAAATGGCCTAAATGTTATCAATGGTAAGATAACTTGTGCCAGCGTGGCAGAAAACTTAGGATTTGAGTTTGTTGATCCTAAAGTCGCATTAGCATAA
- the lrp gene encoding leucine-responsive transcriptional regulator Lrp produces the protein MKELDRIDRKILNELQKDGRISNVELSKRVDLSPTPCLERVRRLERQGFITGYIATLNPQYLGAALLVFIEVTLSRGAPDVFEQFNKAVLKSDAFQECHLVSGDFDYLLKARVADMSAYRKLLAETLLTLPSIKETRTYVVMEEVKVNSQLIIKC, from the coding sequence ATGAAAGAGCTGGATCGTATTGATCGTAAAATATTAAATGAGTTGCAAAAAGATGGGCGGATATCCAATGTTGAACTTTCCAAACGTGTTGATCTTAGTCCTACACCTTGCCTTGAGCGAGTAAGACGCCTTGAGCGTCAGGGGTTTATAACGGGTTACATTGCCACACTCAATCCGCAATATTTAGGAGCTGCACTACTGGTTTTTATTGAGGTAACCTTGAGCCGCGGCGCACCAGATGTGTTTGAGCAGTTTAATAAAGCCGTTTTGAAGTCAGATGCATTTCAAGAATGTCATTTAGTGTCAGGCGATTTTGACTACCTGCTGAAGGCGCGCGTTGCTGACATGTCTGCGTATCGTAAATTACTTGCAGAAACGTTATTGACTTTACCCAGTATTAAAGAGACTCGGACTTATGTGGTAATGGAAGAGGTTAAGGTAAATAGCCAGTTGATCATAAAATGCTAA